One genomic window of Acidovorax radicis includes the following:
- a CDS encoding AEC family transporter — MLPVLLITFPFFALVLCGYLAARRGVLPQPAIPGLNAFVLFFALPCMLYRFGASTPIGQLLDPAVAGVYLLCALVMVGATVALTRNARMGWNDAAFGALVAAFPNTGFMGVPLLVALLGAQSAGPAIVTIVVDMVITSSLCIALSRLDGAGTHGVGVALRNAFKGMATNPMPWSIALGALASALQFKLPGPADKTVAMLADAASPVALFTIGAVLARSQMNAHEQVLARDYVPVALAKLLAHPLLVWGVGTAAMALGVPLTPFALTVLVLLAALPSASNVSLLAERFGAHNGRIARIILVSTALAFLSFSGAVTLLVP, encoded by the coding sequence GTGCTCCCTGTCCTGCTCATCACGTTTCCTTTCTTCGCGCTGGTGCTGTGCGGCTACCTTGCCGCCCGGCGCGGGGTGTTGCCCCAGCCTGCCATCCCGGGGCTCAACGCCTTTGTGCTGTTTTTTGCGCTGCCATGCATGCTGTATCGCTTTGGCGCCAGCACGCCCATCGGCCAGCTGCTCGACCCCGCCGTAGCGGGCGTTTACCTGCTGTGTGCGCTGGTCATGGTGGGGGCTACCGTGGCCTTGACGCGCAATGCACGCATGGGCTGGAACGATGCCGCATTTGGTGCGCTGGTGGCTGCCTTTCCCAACACGGGCTTCATGGGCGTGCCGCTGTTGGTGGCGCTGCTGGGGGCGCAAAGCGCGGGCCCGGCCATCGTCACCATCGTGGTGGACATGGTCATCACCAGCTCGCTGTGCATTGCGCTGTCGAGGCTTGACGGGGCGGGCACCCACGGTGTGGGCGTGGCCTTGCGCAACGCGTTCAAGGGCATGGCGACCAACCCCATGCCGTGGTCGATCGCGTTGGGTGCGCTGGCGTCGGCCCTGCAGTTCAAGCTGCCCGGCCCGGCTGATAAAACCGTGGCCATGCTGGCCGATGCGGCGTCGCCCGTGGCGCTGTTCACCATCGGCGCGGTGCTGGCCCGCTCGCAGATGAACGCGCATGAACAGGTCCTGGCGCGCGACTATGTGCCGGTGGCCCTGGCCAAGCTGTTGGCGCACCCGCTGCTGGTGTGGGGCGTGGGCACTGCGGCCATGGCGTTGGGCGTGCCGCTCACACCCTTTGCGCTGACGGTGCTGGTGCTGCTGGCCGCGCTGCCCAGCGCCAGCAATGTCTCGCTGCTGGCCGAGCGCTTCGGCGCCCACAACGGGCGCATCGCCCGCATCATTCTGGTGTCCACGGCGCTGGCGTTTTTGAGCTTTTCGGGGGCCGTGACGCTGCTGGTGCCTTGA
- a CDS encoding gamma-glutamyltransferase family protein, whose product MKKKVFLWALTPIALSLALYGCGSGSNSDLVVDSNAQSCSVVSGSGAPVVVGSGLSGDPAAPEAASGYRLGYKAKQSSKYMVVANTPLATKAGCDVLKAGGSAVDAAVAVQAVLGLVEPQSSTIAGSAFMMYYDAQTKKVTAYDGREAAPAAATGYYLVRQDQATPTSAAPVPSARRSGRSIGVPGVLRMLDLAHKDHGKLGWDELFGEGINLATNGYKIPTRMGSAISDNAANLRLDANAVAAFFNADGTPRAAGTVNTNLPYAQSLRAIAAGGADALYTGAIAQAIVAKAAQSVGDDSGKTPITPSLMTVDDLKNYQAKKRDPVCTTYRASYYICTMSPPSSGGIAIAQSLGILENFDLSKYAPANPANEGGVPSVMGVHLVSEAERLAYADRDKYVADTDFIPLPGKGVPTMLDKAYLKQRAALIAPDGNSMGVAAAGNLGDVPLGIDKTVEKGTTHFSIVDAYGNVVSMTTTVESSMGSFHMVGGFLLTNQLTDFSAQPVDSAGTPIANRVAPGKRPRSTMAPTLVFKGTEPGDFVMATGSPGGGNIIQYVLKTVVGALDWGLDAQQATSLVNIGASNSATTNVDGANTSLDLTGLIAGLRAKGHTVSNAAQSSGVSTIIRTTRNGQPRLEGGVDPRREGIVLGDGAL is encoded by the coding sequence ATGAAAAAGAAGGTCTTCTTGTGGGCGCTGACGCCTATTGCGCTTTCACTGGCGCTTTACGGATGCGGGAGTGGTTCAAACTCCGATCTGGTGGTCGACAGCAACGCCCAAAGTTGCTCCGTGGTGTCTGGCTCCGGCGCACCTGTCGTGGTGGGTTCGGGTCTGTCGGGCGACCCGGCCGCTCCAGAGGCGGCTTCGGGCTACCGCTTGGGCTACAAGGCCAAGCAGTCGAGCAAATACATGGTGGTTGCCAACACGCCATTGGCTACGAAAGCGGGTTGCGATGTCCTGAAGGCCGGTGGATCGGCGGTGGACGCCGCTGTGGCCGTGCAAGCGGTGCTGGGCCTGGTGGAGCCCCAGTCGAGCACCATCGCCGGTAGCGCGTTCATGATGTATTACGACGCGCAGACCAAGAAGGTCACCGCCTATGACGGCCGAGAGGCCGCCCCCGCTGCCGCCACCGGCTATTACCTGGTGCGCCAGGACCAGGCCACGCCCACGTCTGCGGCGCCTGTGCCCAGCGCGCGGCGCAGCGGCCGCTCCATTGGGGTGCCAGGCGTCTTGCGCATGCTGGATCTGGCCCACAAGGACCATGGCAAGTTGGGCTGGGACGAATTGTTTGGCGAGGGCATCAACCTGGCCACCAATGGCTACAAGATCCCGACCCGCATGGGCTCGGCCATCAGCGACAACGCGGCCAACCTGCGGCTCGATGCCAATGCCGTGGCGGCCTTCTTCAACGCAGACGGCACCCCCCGGGCTGCCGGCACCGTCAACACCAATCTGCCCTACGCGCAGTCATTGCGTGCCATTGCCGCTGGCGGGGCTGACGCCTTGTACACCGGTGCCATTGCACAAGCCATTGTGGCCAAGGCGGCGCAATCGGTGGGCGACGACAGCGGCAAAACGCCCATCACGCCCAGCCTGATGACCGTGGACGACCTCAAGAACTACCAGGCCAAAAAGCGCGATCCCGTTTGCACGACCTACCGCGCCAGCTACTACATCTGCACGATGTCGCCGCCGTCGTCGGGGGGCATCGCCATCGCCCAGTCGCTGGGCATTCTGGAAAATTTCGACCTGTCCAAATACGCACCCGCCAACCCTGCCAACGAGGGCGGGGTGCCCAGCGTCATGGGCGTGCATCTGGTGTCTGAGGCAGAGCGCCTCGCGTATGCCGACCGCGACAAGTATGTGGCTGACACCGACTTCATCCCGCTGCCGGGCAAGGGTGTGCCCACCATGCTAGACAAGGCTTACCTCAAGCAGCGCGCCGCCCTGATTGCCCCCGACGGCAATTCGATGGGCGTGGCGGCGGCCGGCAACCTGGGCGACGTTCCTTTGGGTATCGACAAGACGGTGGAAAAGGGCACCACCCATTTCTCCATCGTGGACGCCTATGGCAACGTGGTGTCGATGACCACCACCGTGGAGTCGAGCATGGGCTCGTTCCACATGGTCGGGGGCTTCTTGCTCACCAACCAGCTCACTGACTTCTCGGCGCAACCTGTGGATTCGGCGGGCACACCGATCGCCAACCGTGTCGCCCCTGGCAAACGCCCACGCAGCACCATGGCCCCCACGCTGGTATTCAAGGGCACGGAACCCGGCGACTTCGTGATGGCGACCGGCTCGCCCGGCGGCGGCAACATCATCCAGTACGTGCTCAAGACCGTGGTCGGCGCACTGGACTGGGGGCTTGACGCGCAACAGGCCACGTCGCTGGTCAACATCGGTGCGTCCAACAGCGCCACCACCAATGTGGACGGTGCCAACACCTCGCTGGATTTGACCGGGCTGATCGCGGGCCTCAGGGCCAAGGGGCACACGGTCTCGAACGCGGCGCAATCGAGCGGCGTGTCCACCATCATCCGGACCACCCGCAACGGACAGCCCCGCCTGGAGGGTGGGGTAGACCCCCGCCGCGAGGGCATCGTGCTGGGGGACGGCGCGCTGTAA
- a CDS encoding MgtC/SapB family protein, with protein MTPWDLPAPVHGLGAALAVGLLIGLERGWHQRDLNEGARVAGLRTFALTGLLGGVLGSLAPTFGPWPLVAGLAGLALLMAVAYLRSAQATGGLSATTSVALLLTLALGAYASSGAIALALAAAVVATVLLNLKPTLHGWLRQIEHRELTAALQLLVLSVVILPYLPNAGFGPYAALNPYELWWAVILIAGLSLAGHFAVRIAGPHRGLLWTGMLGGLASSTAATLALARRARQQPALADAAAIGALAASAMMFLRMAVLLGAIHPPLLRTFGAALVFTGVAMAGLSLWQWRRLPAQPPHSDDAVEQIPPFDLGSALGFGAFLAAMAVLMPAARDWLGHGGIYVLSAISGLADVDATVISIARLQSANDVPVVAAVTALGLVTLTNMITKATIAWVTGGALLGRAVARGYALCMLAGALVLALLVMAG; from the coding sequence GTGACCCCCTGGGACCTGCCCGCACCCGTGCACGGCCTGGGGGCCGCGCTGGCCGTCGGGCTGCTGATCGGCCTGGAACGCGGCTGGCACCAGCGCGACCTGAACGAAGGCGCGCGCGTGGCCGGGCTGCGCACCTTCGCGCTGACAGGGCTGCTGGGGGGCGTGCTTGGCAGCCTTGCGCCCACGTTCGGGCCCTGGCCGCTGGTGGCCGGTCTGGCAGGCCTGGCACTGCTGATGGCGGTGGCCTACCTGCGCAGCGCCCAGGCCACGGGCGGGCTCAGTGCCACCACCTCGGTCGCGCTGCTGCTCACGCTGGCGCTCGGCGCCTATGCCAGCTCGGGGGCCATCGCCCTGGCGCTGGCGGCAGCCGTGGTGGCGACGGTGCTGCTGAACCTCAAGCCCACGCTGCATGGCTGGCTGCGGCAGATCGAGCACCGCGAGCTCACTGCGGCACTGCAGTTGCTGGTGCTGTCCGTTGTCATCCTGCCCTATCTGCCCAACGCGGGCTTCGGGCCGTATGCGGCGCTGAACCCGTATGAGCTGTGGTGGGCGGTGATCCTGATCGCCGGGCTGTCGCTCGCTGGGCATTTCGCGGTGCGTATCGCCGGACCCCACCGGGGACTGCTGTGGACGGGCATGCTGGGGGGCCTGGCCTCTTCGACCGCAGCCACGCTGGCCCTGGCGCGGCGGGCGCGCCAGCAACCCGCCCTGGCCGATGCGGCGGCCATAGGCGCCCTCGCGGCCAGTGCCATGATGTTTCTGCGCATGGCCGTGTTGCTGGGCGCCATCCACCCTCCACTGCTGCGCACCTTTGGCGCTGCGCTGGTGTTCACGGGCGTGGCCATGGCAGGCCTGAGCCTATGGCAGTGGCGCCGCCTGCCCGCACAGCCGCCCCACAGCGATGACGCTGTGGAACAGATTCCGCCGTTTGACCTGGGCAGCGCATTGGGTTTTGGCGCCTTTCTGGCTGCCATGGCGGTGCTGATGCCCGCTGCCCGGGACTGGCTGGGACACGGCGGCATCTATGTGCTGTCGGCCATCTCCGGCCTGGCGGATGTCGATGCCACCGTGATTTCGATCGCACGCCTGCAAAGCGCCAACGACGTGCCGGTGGTTGCGGCGGTCACAGCACTGGGGCTGGTCACCCTCACCAACATGATCACCAAAGCCACCATCGCCTGGGTCACGGGCGGCGCCCTGCTGGGCCGGGCGGTGGCACGCGGCTATGCGCTGTGCATGCTGGCCGGCGCACTGGTGCTGGCGCTGCTGGTGATGGCGGGTTAG
- a CDS encoding phospholipase A, with protein sequence MRPAASRHRVAALVLAALAPTGAALAQQPATTAGATGGADSALRRCTAMSSDNQARLACFDAWAASNNTPTWQAPAASASANAGANAGADVNAVPPPVDATLPATRVIDVAHTDGCRDPQYSDLSRFWELESGTDCGTFSFRGYRPITVSVVAGSNVNREPTSDAEGNSATESTPYRRTENRIQLSVRTKIAQGLLTQGNPTLKDSVWFGYTQQSYWQLFSPDISRPFRATDHEPEVMYVYPTTATLPFGWKWRYSGIGLVHQSNGQSKPLSRSWNRVYLMTGVELDNRFSVNARLWRRIPESAGSDDNPNISDYIGRGELSALWNYDKNNTVGATVRSSLSSAGRGSVRLEWMQALGTGLFGSKSNLRLHTALFTGYGDSMIDYNHKRTVFSVGLSLVDF encoded by the coding sequence ATGAGGCCCGCAGCCTCTCGCCACCGGGTGGCCGCCCTGGTCCTGGCAGCGCTGGCCCCTACCGGCGCGGCGCTGGCGCAGCAGCCTGCAACCACTGCCGGGGCCACCGGCGGCGCCGACAGCGCACTGCGCCGCTGCACCGCAATGTCCAGCGACAACCAGGCGCGCCTTGCCTGTTTTGATGCCTGGGCCGCGTCGAACAACACGCCCACGTGGCAAGCGCCTGCAGCTTCGGCTTCCGCGAATGCGGGTGCAAACGCCGGCGCCGATGTGAACGCCGTGCCACCACCGGTGGACGCCACCCTGCCTGCAACCCGCGTCATTGACGTGGCCCACACTGACGGCTGCCGCGACCCCCAATACAGCGACCTGTCACGCTTTTGGGAGCTGGAATCGGGCACCGACTGCGGCACCTTCAGCTTCCGGGGTTACCGCCCCATCACCGTGTCGGTAGTGGCAGGCAGCAACGTGAACCGCGAGCCCACGTCCGATGCCGAAGGCAACTCCGCCACCGAATCAACCCCCTATCGCCGTACCGAAAACCGCATCCAGCTGTCGGTACGCACCAAGATCGCCCAGGGCCTGTTAACCCAAGGCAATCCCACATTGAAAGACTCGGTGTGGTTTGGCTACACGCAGCAGTCGTACTGGCAGCTGTTTAGCCCCGACATATCGCGCCCCTTCCGCGCCACCGACCATGAGCCCGAGGTCATGTATGTCTACCCCACCACAGCCACACTACCGTTTGGCTGGAAGTGGCGCTACAGCGGCATCGGGCTGGTGCACCAGTCCAACGGACAGAGCAAGCCCCTGTCGCGCAGCTGGAACCGTGTGTACCTGATGACCGGCGTGGAACTCGACAACCGCTTCAGTGTGAACGCCCGCCTGTGGCGGCGCATTCCCGAGAGCGCGGGCAGCGACGACAACCCGAACATCAGCGACTACATTGGCCGTGGTGAGTTGTCGGCGTTATGGAACTACGACAAGAACAACACCGTGGGGGCTACCGTGCGCAGCTCGTTGTCCAGCGCTGGACGCGGATCGGTCCGTCTGGAGTGGATGCAGGCCCTCGGAACAGGGCTCTTCGGCAGCAAGAGCAACCTGCGCCTGCACACCGCGCTGTTCACCGGCTACGGCGACAGCATGATCGACTACAACCACAAACGCACCGTATTCAGCGTGGGCCTGAGCCTGGTGGATTTTTAA
- a CDS encoding ABC transporter substrate-binding protein: MAPVRIGVVGPFTGASADFGVPMLNGIKLAVDEINAVGGYLGRPLELVVKDDTASPEEGRKVSQDLLKEKVVATIGFCNTGVAMKAIDLFQDAKTPLIVPCATGTAVTAKYPAAESYIFRVTGRDALQAPFMVEDIARRGWDKVAVFADTTGYGEGGYNDVVAALAAKNLKPVHVSRFALGVKDLSAELTAARNAGANVIYSYTVGQENAVIANGKKALGWKVPQVGPWTLSFPFFLDGAKDAAEGALMVQTFIAEPSNERRASFLSSYTRKYHGKVAVPMAAANAYDATYLLMYSFLGIRDGNLSGPAIKASLEGKMKTYYGVVSTYDKPFSVQDKDAITNNMLVIGMVKNGSITFAYPEDAKRNLIVQRKQ, from the coding sequence ATGGCCCCCGTGCGCATCGGCGTGGTGGGGCCGTTCACCGGCGCGTCGGCAGACTTTGGCGTGCCCATGCTCAACGGTATCAAGCTGGCCGTGGACGAGATCAACGCCGTGGGCGGTTACCTGGGGCGGCCGCTGGAGCTGGTGGTCAAGGACGACACCGCCAGCCCCGAAGAGGGGCGCAAAGTCAGTCAGGACCTGCTCAAGGAAAAGGTGGTCGCCACCATCGGCTTTTGCAACACTGGCGTGGCGATGAAGGCGATCGACCTGTTCCAGGACGCGAAAACGCCGCTGATCGTGCCGTGCGCCACCGGCACGGCCGTCACGGCCAAATACCCTGCCGCCGAGAGCTACATTTTTCGCGTGACAGGGCGCGATGCGCTGCAGGCGCCTTTCATGGTGGAGGACATTGCCCGGCGTGGCTGGGACAAGGTGGCTGTGTTCGCCGACACCACCGGTTATGGCGAGGGTGGCTACAACGACGTGGTGGCCGCCCTGGCGGCCAAGAACCTCAAGCCTGTCCATGTCTCGCGCTTTGCACTGGGCGTGAAGGACCTGTCGGCTGAACTCACGGCTGCGCGCAACGCGGGCGCCAATGTGATCTATAGCTACACCGTGGGCCAGGAAAACGCCGTCATCGCCAATGGCAAGAAGGCGCTGGGCTGGAAGGTGCCGCAGGTGGGCCCGTGGACACTGTCGTTCCCCTTCTTCCTCGATGGAGCCAAGGACGCGGCCGAGGGCGCGCTCATGGTGCAGACCTTTATTGCCGAGCCCAGCAACGAGCGCCGGGCCTCCTTTTTGTCGAGCTACACCCGCAAATACCATGGCAAGGTGGCGGTGCCCATGGCTGCCGCCAATGCCTACGACGCCACGTATCTGCTGATGTATTCGTTTCTCGGCATTCGCGACGGCAACCTGAGTGGTCCGGCCATCAAGGCGTCGCTGGAGGGCAAGATGAAAACCTACTACGGCGTCGTGTCCACCTACGACAAGCCCTTCAGCGTGCAGGACAAGGATGCCATCACGAACAACATGCTGGTGATCGGCATGGTCAAGAACGGCTCCATCACCTTTGCCTACCCCGAAGACGCCAAACGCAACCTCATCGTCCAGCGCAAGCAGTGA
- a CDS encoding ATP-dependent helicase codes for MSAGLNLAQLQAVHYTDGACLVLAGAGSGKTRVITQKIAHMIEKGMDPKRIAAITFTNKAAAEMRERAKSLIGRRAKDVLVCTFHALGVRMVREDGHVLGLKPQFSIMDADDVTGILKEASGGTTDLATARQWQWVISKWKNMGLSSEQALAQAADDNERIIATLMARYEERLSAYQSVDFDDLIGMPLRLLRDYPEVRAKWQAALSHVLVDEYQDTNATQYELLKLLVGERGHFTAVGDDDQSIYGWRGATLDNLKKLPIDFPALKVIKLEQNYRSTSAILRAANNVIGPNPKLFPKTLFSELGEGEPVRVVDADSEEHEAERAVARIQSLRAASNPPPDWKSFAILYRANHQAKPFEKALRKANIPYKVSGGTSFFDRAEIKDLCAWFRLWINNDDDPAFLRAITTPKRGIGHTTLASLGAFATQHKQSMFGALFNGMLPAAVPKRAMDGLHEFGRYINYLEYSARRTHGAEDARAFLNEWLKEIGYEQHLYDGEDSEKVAAARWSNVMEFCDWMAQRAGGQIDDTSGAVVASETKSLLEVSQTIALLSTISEREKDQDMVTLSTLHASKGLEWPHVILVGVTEGMLPFKLDDDEGRQHKVSDDTLQRLQEERRLMYVGITRAQRTLAVSWTKKRKKGREMVAAQPSRFIAEMGLDKTTAREDPREKLKALRAEFAAKALAASAAPQA; via the coding sequence ATGTCTGCCGGTCTCAATCTCGCCCAACTCCAGGCTGTCCACTACACCGATGGCGCCTGCCTGGTGCTGGCCGGCGCGGGTTCGGGCAAGACGAGGGTGATCACCCAGAAGATCGCCCACATGATCGAAAAAGGGATGGATCCCAAGCGCATTGCAGCCATCACCTTCACCAACAAGGCCGCCGCCGAAATGCGCGAGCGCGCCAAAAGCCTGATTGGCCGCCGCGCCAAAGATGTGCTGGTGTGTACGTTCCACGCCTTGGGCGTGCGCATGGTGCGCGAAGACGGGCATGTGCTGGGCCTCAAACCCCAGTTCAGCATCATGGACGCCGACGACGTGACGGGCATCCTCAAGGAAGCCTCGGGGGGCACCACCGACCTGGCCACGGCGCGGCAATGGCAATGGGTCATCAGCAAGTGGAAGAATATGGGCCTGAGTTCGGAACAAGCCCTGGCCCAGGCGGCGGACGACAACGAACGCATCATCGCCACGCTGATGGCACGCTATGAAGAGCGCCTGTCGGCCTACCAGAGCGTGGACTTTGACGACCTGATAGGCATGCCGCTGCGCCTGCTGCGCGACTACCCTGAAGTGCGCGCCAAGTGGCAGGCGGCGCTCTCGCATGTGCTGGTCGATGAATACCAGGACACCAACGCCACGCAGTACGAACTGCTCAAGCTGCTGGTGGGCGAGCGTGGGCATTTCACCGCCGTGGGTGACGATGACCAGTCCATCTACGGCTGGCGCGGCGCCACGCTGGACAACCTCAAGAAGCTGCCCATCGACTTCCCCGCGCTCAAGGTCATCAAGCTGGAGCAGAACTACCGCTCCACCAGTGCCATCCTGCGCGCGGCCAACAACGTGATCGGGCCCAACCCCAAGCTGTTCCCCAAAACCCTGTTCAGCGAACTGGGCGAGGGCGAGCCCGTGCGCGTGGTCGATGCCGACAGCGAAGAGCACGAAGCCGAGCGCGCCGTGGCCCGCATCCAGAGCCTGCGCGCGGCCAGCAACCCACCGCCGGACTGGAAGAGTTTTGCCATCCTGTACCGCGCCAACCACCAGGCCAAGCCATTCGAGAAGGCGCTGCGCAAGGCGAACATCCCGTACAAGGTCTCGGGCGGCACCAGCTTTTTTGACCGCGCCGAAATCAAGGACCTGTGCGCCTGGTTTCGCCTGTGGATCAACAACGATGACGACCCGGCGTTTTTGCGCGCCATCACCACACCCAAGCGCGGCATCGGCCACACCACGCTGGCCTCGCTGGGGGCGTTTGCCACGCAGCACAAGCAGAGCATGTTCGGCGCGCTCTTCAACGGCATGCTGCCGGCAGCCGTGCCCAAGCGCGCCATGGATGGTCTGCATGAGTTCGGCCGTTATATCAATTACCTTGAATACAGCGCCCGCCGCACGCATGGCGCCGAAGACGCCCGCGCCTTCCTGAACGAGTGGCTCAAGGAAATCGGCTACGAGCAGCACCTGTACGACGGCGAAGACAGCGAAAAGGTGGCCGCCGCCCGCTGGAGCAACGTGATGGAGTTCTGCGACTGGATGGCCCAGCGCGCGGGCGGGCAGATCGACGACACCTCGGGCGCCGTGGTGGCCAGCGAGACCAAGAGCCTGCTGGAGGTCTCGCAGACCATTGCGCTGCTCTCCACCATCAGCGAGCGCGAAAAGGACCAGGACATGGTCACGCTGTCCACGCTGCACGCGAGCAAGGGGCTGGAGTGGCCGCATGTTATTTTGGTCGGCGTGACCGAGGGCATGCTGCCCTTCAAGCTGGACGACGACGAAGGCCGCCAGCACAAGGTGAGCGATGACACGCTGCAGCGCCTGCAGGAAGAACGCCGCCTGATGTACGTGGGAATCACCCGCGCCCAGCGCACCCTGGCCGTGAGCTGGACCAAAAAACGCAAGAAAGGCCGCGAGATGGTGGCCGCGCAACCCAGCCGCTTCATCGCCGAGATGGGCCTCGATAAAACCACTGCGCGCGAAGACCCACGCGAGAAACTCAAGGCCCTGCGTGCCGAGTTCGCCGCGAAGGCGCTCGCCGCCAGCGCGGCCCCACAAGCCTGA
- the priA gene encoding primosomal protein N', giving the protein MPTPATIVHIALQTPSHSGVGDLLSYASEHPLTPGTLVRVPLGAREVLGVVWDADEATGELPDGATLRAIAGVLEGVAPLDRHWRRLVAFAAHYYQRALGEVALAALPPQLRDLKPEQLARRLRRPAKAAGDTSDAIQNIALTAEQESARARIAAEKGPFLLFGSTGSGKTEVYLRCVQEMLEADPGDGFPAQALVMVPEINLTPQLEERFVGRFAPRFGPGAVVSLHSGMTNPQRLKSWLAAHSGSARIVLGTRMAVFASLPGLKLIVVDEEHDPSYKQQEGARYSARDLAIWRGREQGAKVLLGSATPSLESWHASRPPTPEDPEGGRYVRLHMPSRIGSSAGAGALARVRRVDMTQQPRRAVFSAPLLQAITERVARGEQSMILLNRRGYAPVLHCMDCGWKSDCPHCSAHQVFHKTDRTLRCHHCGFTVRVPHHCPTCGSPDIHPMGRGTEQLEEQLSALLRNVQRPDGNPARIARIDADTTKAKGALEAQLAQVHAGEVDVLVGTQMIAKGHDFRRITLVAAVQPDGALFSSDFRAPERLFALLMQAAGRAGRDAAYMASQGTQPEMWIQSFHPQHAVYEALRTHDYEAFAAQQLQEREEAAMPPFAYQALVRADARTQEVAQGFLSAATAAAHAAGLPGLERVTLFPPVPLTIQRVANVERAQMLMESSSRAALQRFLAAWQPVLQTTRSQPGHKGLIRWLVDVDPLTI; this is encoded by the coding sequence GTGCCCACACCCGCCACCATCGTCCACATCGCCCTGCAAACCCCGTCCCACAGCGGTGTGGGCGATCTGCTGAGCTATGCCAGTGAGCACCCGCTCACACCAGGCACATTGGTGCGTGTGCCCCTGGGGGCCCGTGAGGTGCTGGGCGTGGTGTGGGATGCCGACGAAGCCACGGGTGAACTGCCTGATGGCGCCACCCTGCGCGCCATTGCCGGGGTGCTCGAAGGCGTAGCCCCGCTGGACCGGCATTGGCGCCGTCTGGTGGCGTTTGCGGCGCACTACTACCAGCGTGCGCTGGGCGAGGTGGCCCTGGCCGCGCTGCCGCCGCAACTGCGCGACCTGAAGCCCGAACAGCTGGCACGCCGCCTGCGCCGCCCGGCCAAAGCGGCAGGAGACACCTCGGATGCTATTCAAAACATAGCACTCACCGCTGAACAGGAGAGCGCCAGGGCCCGAATTGCTGCAGAAAAAGGTCCGTTCCTGCTGTTTGGCAGCACCGGCAGCGGCAAGACCGAGGTGTACCTGCGCTGCGTGCAGGAGATGCTCGAAGCCGACCCGGGCGATGGGTTTCCGGCCCAGGCGCTGGTGATGGTGCCCGAGATCAACCTCACCCCCCAGCTCGAAGAGCGCTTTGTAGGCCGCTTCGCCCCGCGCTTTGGCCCCGGCGCCGTGGTCTCCCTGCACAGCGGCATGACCAACCCGCAGCGCCTCAAGAGCTGGCTGGCCGCCCACAGCGGCAGCGCGCGCATTGTGCTGGGCACGCGCATGGCCGTGTTTGCCAGCCTGCCGGGGCTCAAGCTGATCGTGGTCGATGAGGAACACGACCCCAGCTACAAGCAGCAGGAAGGCGCCCGCTACTCGGCGCGCGACCTGGCCATCTGGCGCGGGCGCGAGCAAGGCGCCAAGGTGCTGCTGGGGTCGGCCACCCCGTCATTGGAGAGCTGGCACGCCAGCCGCCCCCCCACGCCCGAAGACCCCGAGGGCGGGCGCTACGTGCGGCTGCACATGCCCAGCCGCATTGGCTCCAGCGCGGGGGCTGGCGCGCTGGCCCGCGTGCGGCGCGTGGACATGACCCAGCAGCCCCGGCGCGCGGTGTTCAGCGCCCCGCTGCTGCAAGCCATCACCGAGCGCGTGGCGCGCGGCGAGCAGAGCATGATCTTGCTGAACCGGCGCGGTTACGCGCCCGTGCTGCACTGCATGGACTGCGGCTGGAAAAGCGACTGCCCGCACTGCAGCGCGCACCAGGTCTTCCACAAGACCGACCGCACCCTGCGCTGCCACCACTGCGGCTTCACCGTGCGCGTGCCCCACCACTGCCCCACCTGCGGCAGCCCCGACATCCACCCCATGGGCCGGGGCACCGAGCAGCTCGAAGAACAACTGAGCGCCCTGCTGCGCAACGTGCAGCGCCCGGACGGCAACCCCGCCCGCATCGCCCGCATCGACGCCGACACCACCAAGGCCAAGGGTGCGCTGGAGGCCCAGCTGGCCCAGGTGCACGCTGGCGAGGTGGATGTGCTGGTGGGCACGCAGATGATTGCCAAGGGCCACGACTTTCGGCGCATCACGCTGGTGGCGGCCGTGCAGCCCGACGGCGCGCTGTTCAGCAGCGACTTTCGCGCGCCCGAGCGGCTGTTTGCGCTGCTGATGCAGGCGGCGGGCCGCGCTGGCCGTGACGCGGCCTACATGGCATCGCAGGGGACCCAACCCGAGATGTGGATCCAGAGCTTTCACCCCCAGCACGCGGTGTACGAGGCGCTGCGCACGCACGACTACGAGGCATTCGCCGCCCAGCAACTCCAAGAGCGCGAAGAGGCCGCCATGCCACCCTTTGCCTACCAGGCGCTGGTGCGTGCCGACGCGCGCACCCAGGAGGTGGCGCAGGGATTTCTGAGCGCCGCCACCGCCGCCGCCCACGCAGCAGGCCTGCCCGGGCTGGAACGGGTGACCTTGTTCCCGCCCGTGCCGCTCACCATCCAGCGTGTGGCCAATGTCGAGCGCGCCCAGATGCTGATGGAAAGCAGCAGCCGCGCGGCACTGCAGCGCTTTCTGGCCGCGTGGCAGCCAGTGCTGCAAACCACCCGCAGCCAACCTGGGCACAAAGGCTTGATACGCTGGCTGGTGGACGTGGATCCGCTCACCATCTGA